A segment of the Candidatus Brevundimonas phytovorans genome:
GGTGAAGAAGGCGCGGATCGAAACCATCGTCGAGAAGGCCACCGAACTGGGCGCCGCGCGCGTGCGACTGGCCCTGACCCACCGGACCAACGCCGACCGCCTGCGCCTCGATCGTCTGGACGCCATCGCCGAGGAGGCCGCCGAGCAGACCGGGCGGCTGGACGTGCCCCTGGTCGATGATCCGGTCAAGCTGGACGCCCTGCTGGACGGCTGGGACGCCTCGCGCCGCCTGATGTTCTGCGACGAGACCGGCGGGGCGCCCGCCGTCTCGGCCCTGACGGCGGCGGGCGGGGGCAAGTGGGCCATCCTGATCGGCCCCGAGGGCGGCTTTTCGCCGGAGGAAGGCGAGCGGCTGCGCAGCCTGCCCTTCACCACCGCCGTCTCTCTGGGCCCGCGCATCCTGCGCGCCGACACCGCCGCCATCGCCGCCATGACCCTGTGGCAGGCCGCCATCGGCGACTGGGAGCGATAGAAGTTTCTCGCCTCCCCTCTTGAGCGGGGCCGTATCCTCGCCCATCTAGCCGCGACAGCAGGGGTTACAGATGACCGACACGGCGCCGCTTTCCAGAGACGACCTGATCCACGCCATGTCGAAGGGCGAGAAGCCCAAGGACCAGTGGCGCATCGGCGCCGAGCACGAGAAGTTCGGCTTCGACAAGTCCACCCTGCGCCGCCCCGCCTATGAGGGCGAGAACGGCATCCTGGCCATGCTGACCGGGCTGCAACGCTTCGGCTGGTCGCCGGTGGAGGAAGCCGGCCACGTCATCGCCCTGGAGCGCAAGAACGCCGAGGGCTTCACCGCCTCGATCAGCCTGGAGCCGGGCGGTCAGTTCGAGCTGTCGGGCGCGCCGCTGCAGACCATCCACGACATCTGTTCGGAGACCGGCCAGCACCTGATGGAGGTCAAGCAGGTCGCCGACCAGTTGAACCTCGGCTTCCTCGGCGCCGGTTTCGACCCCCTGTGGCGGCGCGAGGACGTGCCGGT
Coding sequences within it:
- a CDS encoding 16S rRNA (uracil(1498)-N(3))-methyltransferase — protein: MIRLHVQGDLAPGLAVAPTLDQSRYLTQVMRLKAGDDLLAFNGRHGEWRVSVAEVLKKGVVLRAEEQVREQTHGPDLELIVAVVKKARIETIVEKATELGAARVRLALTHRTNADRLRLDRLDAIAEEAAEQTGRLDVPLVDDPVKLDALLDGWDASRRLMFCDETGGAPAVSALTAAGGGKWAILIGPEGGFSPEEGERLRSLPFTTAVSLGPRILRADTAAIAAMTLWQAAIGDWER